From Corynebacterium sp. BD556, the proteins below share one genomic window:
- a CDS encoding enoyl-CoA hydratase produces MSTDNIVIETRGRVGLITLNRPKALNALNKETMEQVTSAVSEFDRDEGIGAIVITGSEKAFAAGADIKEMSSKGATEMYTSDWFAGWDELTYARTPIIAAVNGYALGGGCELAMMCDFIIAGDGAKFGQPEVNLGVTPGMGGSQRLTRAVGKAKAMEMCLTGRMMDAAEAERSGLVARVVPAAELLDTALDTAETIAAKSAVATTMIKEQINAVGESTLSQGLLFERRTFHSIFASHDQKEGMAAFVDKRDANFTHS; encoded by the coding sequence ATGAGCACTGACAACATTGTCATCGAAACCCGTGGCCGCGTCGGCCTGATCACCTTGAACCGTCCGAAAGCGCTCAACGCGCTGAACAAAGAAACCATGGAACAAGTCACCTCCGCTGTGAGCGAATTTGACCGCGACGAGGGCATCGGCGCAATCGTCATCACGGGCTCTGAGAAGGCCTTCGCGGCCGGCGCCGACATCAAAGAAATGTCCTCGAAGGGAGCCACGGAGATGTACACCTCCGACTGGTTCGCAGGATGGGATGAGCTGACTTACGCCCGCACTCCGATCATCGCCGCCGTCAACGGCTACGCCTTGGGAGGCGGCTGTGAGCTCGCCATGATGTGCGACTTTATTATTGCTGGCGACGGTGCGAAGTTCGGCCAGCCCGAGGTTAATCTTGGCGTCACCCCGGGGATGGGTGGCTCGCAGCGGCTAACCCGCGCCGTCGGCAAGGCAAAGGCCATGGAAATGTGCCTTACGGGCCGGATGATGGACGCCGCAGAAGCCGAACGCTCAGGTCTTGTCGCCCGCGTTGTGCCAGCAGCAGAGCTTTTGGACACGGCCCTCGACACAGCCGAGACTATCGCCGCAAAATCTGCGGTGGCCACAACCATGATCAAAGAGCAGATCAACGCGGTTGGTGAGTCCACACTCTCGCAGGGTCTGCTGTTCGAGCGCCGCACCTTCCACTCGATCTTCGCCTCCCACGATCAAAAGGAGGGGATGGCGGCGTTTGTGGACAAACGTGACGCCAACTTCACCCACTCCTAA
- a CDS encoding MarR family winged helix-turn-helix transcriptional regulator: protein MPKTPPRIDSLAEAHRQWATHYSEKAARGLSTVSSLARAAHLLRAGAEDALSPFRITFNQFELLTLLAWTRSGGLPMSKISSRLHVPPASLTHTVHRLEKEGLVARTPSKHDRRSTLVSITDQGIALAASAGPVLSRYFEEIDLTEQQHRQVVDTTAALRRAAGEFVEEP from the coding sequence ATGCCTAAAACTCCCCCTCGGATCGACAGCCTGGCAGAGGCCCACCGCCAGTGGGCCACTCACTACTCCGAAAAGGCAGCCCGAGGGCTGAGCACCGTGTCGTCCCTCGCCCGTGCAGCACACCTCCTGCGCGCTGGCGCCGAGGATGCGCTTTCGCCCTTCCGCATCACCTTCAACCAGTTCGAGCTGTTGACCTTATTGGCGTGGACTCGTTCGGGTGGTCTGCCCATGTCAAAGATCAGCTCGCGTCTGCATGTGCCGCCCGCCTCGCTTACCCACACCGTTCACCGTCTGGAAAAGGAAGGGCTTGTCGCGCGGACGCCTTCGAAACACGACCGCCGCTCCACGTTGGTTTCCATCACCGATCAGGGCATCGCCTTAGCTGCTTCGGCCGGGCCAGTGCTGAGCCGGTACTTCGAAGAAATCGACCTGACGGAGCAGCAGCACCGTCAGGTCGTGGATACGACGGCCGCGCTGCGGCGCGCCGCCGGGGAGTTCGTGGAAGAGCCTTAG
- a CDS encoding AMP-binding protein has product MTSPTQQFKAARDKLVSFQTDYDAARENFEWPIFEHFNFALDWFDYLGSDPTSRDREALVISETDGTTTRRTFAELSARSSQLATWLVDQGLKRGDRVMLMLNNQVELWESMLACIKGGFVLNPATTMLGAVDLEDRTTRANISWVIVNDEDAEKLREVPGDFTVIQVGSDIAAQDAHPTLFYADSFKGPAAFEPTQKTRADEPLLLYFTSGTTSKAKLVEHTHTSYPVGHLTTMYWIGLEPGDVHLNVAAPGWAKHAWSNFFAPWIAGATVFLYNYSRFDAPALMDTMEAEGVTSFCAPPTVWRMLIQADLTRMKNPPKKLVAAGEPLNPELISTIERAWQTSVRDGFGQTETTLQIANTPGQRVKPGSMGRPLPGWEVALIDPATDEIGDSGEICLKLDPRPVGLTPGYFGDEEKNAEVFRNGYYHTGDTAERDEDGYIFYIGRADDVFKASDYRLSPFELESVVIEHPAVTEVAVVPSPDPIRLAVPKAYVALAPGYEPTAEVAESILKHCRENLAPYKRIRRLEFYELPKTISGKIRRVELRKRENEIHSADGGQTTASTEFADTDFPSLKGSGE; this is encoded by the coding sequence ATGACTTCGCCAACACAACAATTCAAAGCGGCCCGCGACAAGCTCGTCTCGTTCCAAACCGATTACGACGCCGCCCGCGAAAACTTTGAGTGGCCCATCTTCGAGCACTTCAACTTCGCCCTCGACTGGTTCGATTACCTCGGCTCCGATCCCACTTCCCGGGACCGCGAAGCTCTAGTAATCAGCGAGACCGACGGTACAACCACGCGACGCACCTTCGCAGAGCTCTCTGCGCGTTCTTCCCAATTGGCCACCTGGTTGGTTGACCAAGGCCTCAAGCGCGGCGACCGCGTCATGCTCATGCTCAACAACCAGGTCGAACTGTGGGAGTCGATGCTCGCCTGCATCAAAGGCGGATTTGTGCTCAACCCGGCAACCACGATGCTGGGAGCGGTGGACCTAGAAGACCGCACCACCCGAGCAAATATTTCTTGGGTGATTGTTAATGACGAGGATGCCGAGAAGCTGCGCGAGGTACCCGGTGATTTCACTGTGATCCAGGTGGGCAGCGACATTGCCGCCCAAGATGCACACCCCACCTTGTTCTACGCGGACTCCTTCAAAGGTCCCGCCGCCTTCGAGCCGACGCAAAAGACCCGCGCTGATGAGCCGCTGCTGCTTTATTTCACCTCGGGCACCACTTCGAAGGCCAAGCTCGTAGAGCACACCCACACGTCCTACCCGGTAGGGCATCTGACCACTATGTACTGGATTGGATTAGAGCCAGGCGACGTGCATCTCAACGTCGCCGCACCAGGCTGGGCCAAGCACGCATGGTCGAACTTTTTCGCGCCGTGGATCGCGGGGGCGACGGTCTTTCTTTATAACTACTCACGCTTCGACGCCCCAGCGCTGATGGACACCATGGAAGCGGAGGGCGTAACCAGCTTCTGCGCACCGCCGACCGTGTGGCGCATGCTGATCCAAGCTGACCTCACCCGGATGAAAAATCCCCCGAAGAAGCTTGTTGCTGCTGGCGAACCGCTCAACCCCGAGCTCATCTCCACCATTGAAAGGGCTTGGCAGACCTCCGTGCGCGACGGATTCGGCCAGACCGAGACTACTTTGCAGATCGCCAACACCCCCGGGCAGCGGGTCAAACCCGGCTCGATGGGCCGGCCGCTGCCGGGCTGGGAAGTCGCGTTGATTGACCCGGCCACCGACGAAATCGGTGACTCGGGTGAGATCTGCCTCAAGCTGGATCCACGCCCCGTTGGCTTGACCCCAGGCTATTTCGGCGACGAGGAGAAAAACGCCGAGGTGTTTCGCAACGGTTACTACCACACGGGGGATACCGCCGAGCGAGACGAGGACGGCTACATCTTCTACATCGGCCGCGCCGACGATGTGTTTAAGGCTTCCGACTACCGTTTGTCTCCCTTCGAGTTGGAATCCGTGGTCATCGAGCACCCGGCCGTGACTGAGGTAGCGGTTGTGCCCTCCCCCGACCCAATTCGCCTGGCAGTGCCGAAGGCCTACGTCGCGCTTGCTCCTGGCTATGAGCCGACCGCCGAGGTCGCAGAGTCGATTCTGAAGCATTGCCGCGAGAACCTGGCCCCCTACAAGCGCATCCGGCGCCTCGAGTTTTATGAGCTGCCGAAGACGATCTCGGGCAAAATCCGCCGCGTCGAGCTGCGCAAGCGCGAAAATGAAATCCACTCGGCCGACGGTGGGCAAACCACGGCCTCCACCGAGTTTGCCGACACCGATTTCCCCAGCCTGAAGGGGTCGGGCGAATAA